Proteins encoded in a region of the Vicia villosa cultivar HV-30 ecotype Madison, WI linkage group LG5, Vvil1.0, whole genome shotgun sequence genome:
- the LOC131607948 gene encoding probable DNA primase large subunit, which translates to MEIVRPHSHRNLFSSNDAASAPTIPLYRSAPPLEVRLEDFESFAIDRLRVLKGISDGLSRGKKPDEMEKLVNELWKANMRHQHASEVLNKDIISHFVLRLVYCRTEDLRKWFLSMECALFRYRFRFLTTEAQRAIMDEFDITCKAVNGMEFESIKEKLGQVARSMGQPLPTGDAIFYKVPFEDVPELVAGRRVLLSQGYAYVAMNQVVSLVATLFRSQLSKTLILTNRKWTSSIRDQEKHRLTPIVEALSSSYLGPDFSQPREYAEISLKDIDQLAKTSFPLCMRHQFDKLKEDHHLKHGGRMQLGLFLKGVGLNLEDALAFWRAEFSKKVGLEKFEKEYSYTIRHNYGKEGKRTDYTPYSCSKIISSTPGAGDHHGCPYRHFSEENLRAALSRMGVNSRAMEDVMNKVRNRHYQLACTLTFEALHGVPCDAGINHPNQYFSDSQKILRPKKDTST; encoded by the exons aTGGAAATCGTTCGACCCCATAGTCATCGGAACTTGTTTTCCAGTAACGACGCCGCATCTGCTCCAACTATTCCCCTCTATCGCTCTGCTCCGCCACTCGAAGTCAGACTCGAAGATTTCGAGTCTTTCGCCATCGATCGTCTCCGAG TTCTGAAGGGAATTTCTGATGGTTTGTCACGGGGAAAGAAACCAGATGAAATGGAAAAATTG GTAAACGAACTGTGGAAAGCGAACATGAGACATCAGCATGCTTCTGAGGTTTTGAACAAGGATATAATATCTCATTTTGTTTTACGTTTAGTGTATTGCAGAAC GGAGGACTTGAGGAAATGGTTTCTCTCTATGGAATGTGCACTCTTTCGCTACCGTTTTCGTTTTCTAACTACTGAAGCTCAG AGGGCAATCATGGACGAGTTTGACataacttgcaaggctgttaacGGTATGGAATTTGAG AGCATTAAAGAGAAATTGGGACAAGTTGCTCGTTCCATGGGTCAGCCTTTACCCACAG gCGATGCAATCTTTTACAAG GTACCATTTGAAGATGTTCCAGAACTTGTAGCTGGGCGTAGAGTGTTGTTAAGTCAAGGATATGCTTATGTTGCAATGAATCAG GTTGTTTCACTTGTAGCCACTCTATTCCGCAGTCAGCTGTCAAAGACACTCATCCTTACAAACAG AAAATGGACATCTTCAATCAGAGACCAGGAGAAGCATAGGTTGACTCCG ATTGTGGAAGCCTTGAGCTCAAGTTATCTAGGTCCTGATTTTTCACAG CCTAGGGAATATGCTGAGATATCTTTAAAGGACATTGATCAACTTGCCAAGACCTCATTTCCTTTGTGCATGCGTCACCAGTTTGACAAG CTGAAAGAGGACCATCATTTAAAACACGGTGGGAGGATGCAACTGGGCCTCTTTCTCAAG GGTGTTGGTTTGAACCTGGAAGATGCACTTGCATTTTGGAGAGCTGAGTTCTCTAAGAAG GTTGGTTTGGAGaagtttgagaaagaatattcatATACCATTCGCCATAATTATGGAAAGGAAGGGAAGAGAACT GATTATACTCCCTATTCTTGTTCTAAAATTATTTCGTCAACTCCCGGTGCTGGAGATCATCATGGTTGCCCCTATCGACACTTCAG TGAAGAGAATCTAAGAGCTGCTCTCAGCAGAATGGGGGTGAACAGTCGAGCAATGGAAGATGTCATGAACAAAGTGCGAAATAGACATTATCAG CTAGCATGTACCTTGACATTTGAAGCTCTTCATGGCGTGCCATGTGATGCTGGGATTAACCATccaaatcaatatttcagtgacaGTCAAAAGATATTGCGCCCAAAG AAGGACACTTCAACCTAA